A stretch of the Erpetoichthys calabaricus chromosome 3, fErpCal1.3, whole genome shotgun sequence genome encodes the following:
- the irak1bp1 gene encoding interleukin-1 receptor-associated kinase 1-binding protein 1 homolog gives MASRQSRVFAAVIPSEDIYRDENEDSNRSGGFMHGVKASSGQRPSAEREIQVTGTARLSTLPDRARLCLRVSSRKDSAAEAKNSVSRRLDYILMTLRQHGLQEENVKVIKDIRRFETAYCMDAEVCAIFADLEKMQNVANLFVEKLDSSVVVGTPEFYHTTENLEKVRRQAFLAAVGSAKHKAKEVCRLVNQSLGRPVIIKEEETKEWEGPSEEGTEEMRPSIQPTGQQRLQNASVIVTSRVFVSFEIKPKEKGKKHTL, from the exons ATGGCCTCCAGACAATCTAGGGTGTTTGCGGCTGTAATTCCATCTGAGGACATTTATCGTGATGAGAACGAAGACAGTAACAGGAGCGGCggctttatgcatggcgttaagGCCAGCAGCGGGCAGCGTCCATCCGCGGAGCGGGAGATTCAGGTGACCGGCACGGCACGGCTGTCGACGCTCCCGGACCGGGCGAGACTTTGTCTGCGGGTTAGCAGTCGCAAAGATTCGGCAGCTGAGGCGAAGAACAGCGTAAGCAGGAGGCTGGACTACATTCTTATGACTCTGAGACAGCACGGACTTCAG GAGGAAAATGTTAAGGTAATAAAAGATATCCGAAGATTTGAAACGGCATACTGCATGGATGCAGAG GTCTGTGCTATATTTGCAGATTTAGAAAAGATGCAGAATGTTGCAAATTTGTTTGTGGAGAAGCTCGACAGCTCAGTTGTAGTTGGCACTCCTGAATTCTACCATACAACTGAGAATCTTGAAAAAGTGAG ACGCCAGGCATTCCTTGCTGCTGTGGGGAGTGCAAAGCATAAAGCAAAGGAGGTCTGCCGTCTTGTGAATCAGTCACTGGGAAGACCTGTAatcataaaagaagaagaaacaaaagagtGGGAAGGTCCATCTGAAGAGGGTACCGAGGAGATGAGGCCATCGATTCAGCCAACTGGGCAACAGCGACTGCAAAATGCTAGTGTAATTGTCACCTCAAGAGTGTTTGTATCCTTTGAGATAAAGCCAAAAGAAAAGGGCAAAAAACACACCTTGTAA